In Planctomycetia bacterium, one DNA window encodes the following:
- the fliD gene encoding flagellar filament capping protein FliD encodes MSTISTGVGLVSGLPTQQIVESLIASQRQPITLLQGRVSALNARRTALLQVSAQLLALKNTTTRFGTAELFRTTKAASTQESVLLASASAGAAVGSYTFTVKSLATAHQVISGGFATSNATPIGAGTLTFETAIATINRTTPLGALRGGEGVRGGKIRVTDRTGASAVIDLTTATTLDDLLGAINNQTTVNVRAEVRGDRVALIDQTGLLTGSLTVADVDGGRTAQDLGLAGSSATGTLEGVDLVRLSQHTRLEQLNDGNGVRRLRNQPDFSVTLADGGTLTFELSERLTDATRLANLNGGAGVPAGSIKITNRAGVSQEIDLSSAQTIGDVKSAIQAAGLNITVTLSGARLLLSDNSTPDSTPEDNALRVEEVGGGTTAAALGIKAVSATGSINGKNIFSISTVGDVLRLINSDAANGGRLHASISANGTGLTLTDTSGGAGTLSVAALGGSKALDDLGLTTPASGNAIQSRRLVASLNSVLLRSLRGGAGVAGGQIQITDRAGASAAVDLSTAQTLSEIIDAINAASTGVRARVASNGLGIQLYDTSGGAGNLVVADVVGSLATDLGLAVNAAVSSASSGNLQRQYVSDASLLTALNYGKGVPPGKFRITDSAGASAVVDLTQGNEVTLADVIDEINSRGIGVVARVNDTGDGLLLTDTAGGSGSLKVVDESGAAAKALRIAGTAASGQTFIDGSYETRIIVTGNDTLADVLTKIQASGGPANASIINDGASGQPFRLSLTASSLGRDAALAIDSGATGLSFETLVRGQNSTVLFGPPGALNPIVLTSGSNTLGTAVAGVKLDLVSPSDQAVTVNVTRDTSAVLKEFQTFVASFNKVMSTIDGLTRFDPETEQRQALTGDPTARRVRERLIALANRVTPGGGAVNRLASIGVRIGAGSQLTLDEDKFRAAMENNPAQVEAFFTDAVAGYGKAINDELDRLSKSETGLIAVQGGAIENSVKLLTDRIASMETLLGRRRERLYAQFTAMENAIAQLQSQQRSLSGLLSLS; translated from the coding sequence ATGTCCACCATTTCCACCGGTGTCGGACTTGTTTCCGGCCTGCCGACTCAACAGATCGTCGAATCCCTGATCGCCAGCCAGCGGCAGCCGATCACGCTCCTGCAAGGTCGTGTTTCGGCGCTCAACGCCCGCCGAACGGCGCTTTTGCAGGTCTCCGCGCAGCTTCTGGCCCTGAAAAATACGACGACGCGTTTCGGTACGGCCGAGCTGTTCCGCACGACCAAGGCCGCGTCCACGCAAGAGAGCGTGCTGCTGGCCAGCGCTTCGGCCGGCGCGGCGGTTGGCTCGTACACGTTCACGGTCAAATCGCTCGCGACGGCGCACCAGGTCATCTCCGGCGGTTTCGCCACGAGCAACGCGACCCCGATCGGCGCGGGCACCCTGACCTTTGAAACCGCGATCGCGACGATCAACCGAACGACGCCGCTGGGCGCGCTGCGCGGCGGCGAGGGCGTGCGCGGGGGCAAGATTCGCGTCACCGATCGCACCGGCGCCAGCGCCGTGATCGACCTGACGACGGCGACGACGCTCGACGATCTTCTCGGCGCGATCAACAACCAGACAACTGTAAATGTTCGAGCCGAGGTGCGCGGCGACCGCGTGGCGCTGATCGATCAAACCGGCCTGCTCACCGGCTCGCTCACGGTCGCCGACGTGGACGGAGGCCGCACGGCGCAGGACCTGGGGCTGGCCGGTAGCAGCGCGACCGGCACGCTTGAAGGCGTCGACCTCGTTCGTCTGTCGCAGCATACGCGCCTGGAGCAGCTCAACGATGGCAACGGCGTGCGCCGGCTGCGCAATCAACCGGATTTCTCCGTCACGCTGGCCGACGGCGGCACGCTGACGTTCGAGCTTTCCGAACGCCTCACCGATGCCACGCGGCTCGCGAATCTGAACGGGGGGGCGGGCGTGCCGGCCGGTTCGATCAAGATCACCAATCGCGCGGGCGTCTCGCAGGAGATCGACTTGTCGAGCGCGCAGACGATCGGCGACGTGAAGAGCGCGATTCAGGCGGCGGGCCTGAACATCACCGTGACGTTGAGCGGAGCCCGGCTGCTGCTAAGTGACAACTCCACGCCCGATTCAACGCCGGAGGACAATGCCCTGCGCGTGGAAGAGGTCGGCGGCGGGACGACCGCAGCCGCGCTGGGCATCAAGGCCGTTTCCGCCACCGGCTCGATCAACGGCAAGAATATCTTTTCCATCAGCACCGTCGGCGACGTGCTGCGGCTGATCAACTCCGATGCGGCCAACGGCGGTCGACTGCATGCGTCGATCTCCGCAAACGGGACAGGCTTGACGTTGACCGACACGTCGGGCGGGGCAGGGACGCTCTCGGTGGCGGCGCTGGGCGGTTCGAAGGCCCTGGACGATCTGGGCCTGACGACGCCCGCATCGGGCAACGCGATCCAGTCGCGCCGGCTTGTTGCGTCGCTGAACAGCGTCCTGCTGCGCAGCCTGCGCGGGGGCGCGGGCGTCGCGGGCGGGCAGATTCAGATCACCGATCGCGCGGGCGCGTCGGCCGCGGTGGACCTGTCGACCGCGCAGACGCTTTCCGAAATCATCGACGCCATCAACGCCGCCTCGACGGGTGTGCGCGCGCGCGTCGCATCCAACGGGCTGGGCATTCAACTGTACGACACGAGCGGCGGGGCGGGGAATCTCGTCGTCGCGGACGTCGTCGGATCGCTGGCGACGGACCTGGGCCTTGCCGTGAACGCGGCCGTCTCGTCCGCGTCGAGCGGCAATCTCCAGCGGCAGTACGTTTCCGACGCGTCGTTGCTGACGGCGCTGAACTACGGCAAGGGCGTTCCGCCGGGCAAGTTTCGAATCACCGACAGCGCCGGCGCGTCGGCCGTCGTGGACCTGACGCAGGGCAACGAAGTCACGCTGGCGGACGTGATTGACGAGATCAACTCGCGCGGCATCGGTGTGGTCGCGCGTGTGAACGACACCGGTGACGGCCTGCTCCTGACCGACACGGCGGGGGGTTCGGGAAGTTTGAAGGTCGTGGATGAGTCGGGCGCCGCCGCCAAGGCCTTGCGCATCGCCGGCACGGCGGCCTCGGGCCAGACCTTCATCGACGGCTCGTACGAGACGCGCATCATCGTGACGGGCAACGATACGCTGGCGGACGTGTTGACAAAGATTCAGGCGTCGGGCGGCCCGGCGAATGCCTCGATCATCAACGACGGCGCCAGCGGGCAGCCGTTCCGGTTGAGCCTGACGGCGTCGAGTCTGGGGCGGGATGCGGCGCTGGCGATTGACTCCGGCGCGACGGGGTTGTCGTTCGAGACGCTGGTGCGGGGGCAGAATTCGACGGTGCTGTTTGGTCCGCCGGGGGCATTGAACCCCATCGTGCTGACCAGTGGGTCGAACACGCTTGGCACGGCGGTGGCCGGGGTGAAGCTGGACCTGGTTTCGCCGAGCGATCAAGCCGTGACGGTGAACGTGACGCGGGATACGTCGGCGGTGCTGAAGGAGTTTCAGACGTTTGTCGCATCGTTCAACAAGGTGATGAGCACAATCGACGGTCTGACGCGGTTCGATCCCGAGACCGAGCAGCGGCAGGCGTTGACGGGCGACCCGACGGCGCGGCGTGTGCGTGAGCGGTTGATCGCGCTGGCCAATCGCGTGACGCCGGGCGGCGGCGCGGTCAATCGGCTCGCGTCGATCGGCGTCCGAATCGGCGCCGGCTCGCAGCTCACGCTGGATGAAGACAAGTTTCGCGCTGCGATGGAGAACAACCCCGCCCAGGTGGAGGCATTTTTCACTGACGCGGTGGCCGGCTACGGGAAGGCGATCAACGACGAGCTGGACCGGCTGTCGAAATCCGAGACGGGCCTGATCGCCGTGCAAGGCGGCGCGATCGAGAACTCGGTGAAGCTGCTGACCGATCGCATCGCGTCCATGGAGACGCTGCTGGGCCGGCGGCGCGAACGCCTGTACGCGCAATTCACGGCGATGGAAAACGCCATCGCGCAGTTGCAATCGCAGCAACGATCGCTAAGCGGTCTGTTGAGTCTTTCCTAA
- a CDS encoding prepilin-type N-terminal cleavage/methylation domain-containing protein translates to MRRKSCPTTKGAFTLIELLVSIAIIALLISILLPALSAAREQGQETKCRANLKSFGMGFMTYANVNDDYTCSGAFDPDVGKKRDGPVDQIGWVADQVNSQASVPGQMLCPSNPARYNQKLGAEGGTYTPAQAIELIRLGYNTNYTQSWYMGRTQYNPNGTGNLKSTTGTLWALNLSSLKSVDTARVPMLGDGRTDPDNLVLGERSVKSMTDGPYLGNYGIQNYADFGPAHGRAKWIASKNHNRVRANILFADGHVGYFRDVDGDGEFALNDDDFPNVTQRDVDHQVFDGVLTLGRRSKNPDAIE, encoded by the coding sequence ATGCGGAGAAAGTCTTGTCCGACGACGAAGGGGGCCTTCACGCTGATCGAACTGCTGGTCAGCATCGCCATCATCGCGTTGCTCATTTCGATTCTCCTGCCGGCGCTGTCGGCGGCCCGCGAACAGGGTCAGGAGACCAAGTGCCGCGCGAATCTCAAATCCTTCGGCATGGGGTTCATGACCTACGCCAACGTGAACGACGATTACACGTGCAGCGGCGCCTTTGATCCCGACGTCGGCAAGAAGCGCGACGGCCCGGTCGATCAGATCGGCTGGGTCGCGGACCAGGTGAATTCGCAGGCGTCGGTGCCCGGTCAGATGCTGTGTCCGTCGAATCCCGCCCGCTACAACCAAAAGCTCGGCGCCGAAGGCGGAACCTACACCCCGGCGCAGGCCATCGAATTGATTCGCCTTGGCTACAACACCAACTACACCCAAAGCTGGTACATGGGCCGCACGCAGTACAACCCCAACGGAACCGGCAATCTCAAGAGCACGACCGGCACGCTCTGGGCGCTCAATTTGAGCAGCCTCAAGAGCGTGGATACGGCGCGCGTCCCCATGCTCGGCGACGGCCGCACCGATCCCGACAACCTGGTGCTGGGCGAGCGCTCGGTGAAATCCATGACCGACGGGCCTTACCTGGGGAACTACGGGATTCAGAACTACGCGGACTTCGGTCCGGCGCACGGTCGGGCGAAGTGGATCGCGTCGAAGAATCACAATCGCGTTCGGGCGAACATCCTCTTCGCCGACGGCCACGTGGGTTACTTCCGCGATGTGGATGGGGATGGGGAGTTCGCGCTGAACGATGACGATTTTCCGAATGTGACGCAGCGCGATGTGGACCACCAGGTGTTTGACGGCGTCCTGACGCTGGGGCGAAGGTCGAAGAACCCGGATGCAATCGAGTAA
- a CDS encoding DUF2252 family protein, producing the protein MSKSSRPWPRPKRVRRARAAPIACAVCAAVLAAAHAEEARRNPAARLAALNPHLSPDDPRELPMRFRSLNADAYTFFRGTADLYYDWCRENAADWLHREDARLLLHGDVHYGNIGVYRTADSTDFVRFGVVDLDEAFEGPFELDVLRGVASLRVAAAARRIELDEARQTELARRFCAAYAAALRGNLDAATLAERHPAVRALMNKVHDADQRTFARRYLRDGEPPRFAPVRRKKKQPVDILDPAPPATRAALTDALREAIGSMTPASRRLLANDRAMDVRDAARWTRLGSSGSQGVGKYLVLTGGLLRHNAAPMLFEFKEQPRPAAERAGLIRAGPDRGRDVAAAHAALQGPPHWFVSHANLDGRSYLVRPKDPWSEEPDWQDLRGVGDLLAAADLVGETLGHAHRHALVASKFATHPERVAGLAEAGVDEFVRRAAAFEAHLARCFEEFRADPAAQHLALRANEWIARIASPTP; encoded by the coding sequence TTGTCCAAGTCCTCACGTCCATGGCCCAGGCCGAAGCGCGTCCGCCGCGCGCGAGCGGCCCCGATCGCGTGCGCGGTTTGCGCCGCGGTCCTTGCGGCGGCTCATGCCGAGGAGGCACGTCGCAACCCGGCCGCGCGCCTCGCAGCGTTGAATCCGCACCTTTCTCCCGATGATCCGCGCGAACTGCCGATGAGGTTTCGCAGCCTGAATGCGGATGCGTACACGTTCTTTCGCGGGACGGCCGACCTGTATTATGACTGGTGTCGAGAGAATGCCGCCGATTGGCTGCACCGCGAGGACGCGCGCCTCCTCCTTCACGGCGACGTGCACTACGGGAACATCGGCGTGTACCGCACGGCTGACTCGACCGACTTCGTGCGATTCGGCGTTGTGGACCTCGATGAGGCGTTTGAGGGACCGTTTGAATTGGATGTGCTGCGCGGCGTGGCATCACTGCGCGTGGCGGCGGCGGCGCGGCGAATCGAACTGGACGAGGCGCGGCAAACAGAACTTGCAAGGCGGTTTTGCGCGGCCTATGCGGCGGCGCTGCGCGGCAACCTTGACGCCGCCACGCTTGCCGAAAGGCATCCCGCCGTGCGCGCGCTGATGAACAAGGTTCACGACGCTGACCAGCGCACGTTCGCACGACGCTATCTGCGCGACGGTGAACCGCCTCGCTTCGCCCCGGTGCGCCGCAAAAAGAAGCAACCCGTCGATATTCTCGATCCGGCGCCGCCCGCGACCCGCGCGGCGCTGACCGACGCATTGCGCGAGGCCATCGGCAGCATGACTCCCGCGTCGCGCCGCCTGCTGGCCAACGATCGCGCGATGGACGTACGCGATGCGGCGCGGTGGACGCGTCTCGGCTCCAGCGGCAGCCAGGGCGTCGGCAAATACCTCGTGCTGACCGGTGGTCTGCTGCGTCATAACGCCGCACCGATGCTCTTTGAATTCAAGGAGCAGCCGCGCCCCGCCGCCGAGCGAGCCGGACTCATCCGCGCCGGACCCGATCGCGGGCGCGACGTCGCCGCCGCCCATGCCGCACTTCAGGGTCCGCCGCATTGGTTCGTCTCCCATGCAAACCTCGACGGTCGTTCGTATCTTGTGCGCCCGAAAGACCCCTGGAGCGAAGAACCCGACTGGCAAGACCTTCGCGGGGTGGGCGATCTCCTCGCCGCGGCCGACCTCGTTGGTGAAACACTCGGCCACGCCCATCGCCACGCGCTGGTCGCCAGCAAGTTCGCCACGCATCCCGAACGGGTGGCCGGGCTGGCGGAAGCCGGGGTCGATGAGTTCGTACGCCGCGCGGCAGCGTTTGAAGCCCATCTCGCCCGCTGCTTCGAGGAGTTCCGAGCCGATCCCGCCGCACAGCACCTTGCGCTACGGGCGAATGAGTGGATCGCCCGCATTGCGTCGCCAACCCCCTGA
- the fliS gene encoding flagellar export chaperone FliS, which produces MQRSPTASSEYLRNAVMTATPEQLHLMLYDGAIRFVTQAKEALASKDLETCCEKLIRAQRIVLEMQRGLRPEYNPELCRNLEGLYTFVYNRLVDANITHDSSAMQEALQILEHQRETWRILIERVQAAREQEASAARPVTAAGRASAAGDSLPRPTISLQC; this is translated from the coding sequence ATGCAACGATCTCCAACGGCTTCCAGTGAGTATCTGCGAAACGCGGTGATGACCGCGACGCCGGAACAGCTCCATTTGATGCTCTATGACGGCGCGATCCGGTTTGTCACCCAGGCGAAGGAGGCCCTGGCGTCGAAGGATCTGGAAACCTGCTGCGAGAAACTCATCCGCGCGCAGCGCATCGTTCTGGAAATGCAGCGGGGCCTGCGGCCGGAGTACAACCCCGAGCTTTGTCGCAACCTGGAGGGGTTGTACACCTTTGTTTACAACCGTCTGGTCGATGCCAACATCACGCATGATTCCAGCGCGATGCAGGAAGCCCTGCAAATTCTCGAACATCAGCGGGAGACCTGGCGTATACTGATTGAGCGCGTCCAGGCGGCCCGGGAGCAGGAAGCGAGCGCCGCGCGCCCGGTCACTGCGGCGGGACGAGCGTCCGCTGCCGGCGATTCATTGCCTCGGCCGACGATCAGCTTACAATGCTGA
- the sugE gene encoding quaternary ammonium compound efflux SMR transporter SugE — MAWFFLIVAGLLEIGWAVGLKYTKGFTVLWPSVWTLAAMIASMGLLAIAAKSLPIGTAYAVWTGIGAVGAAVLGMVLLGESRDAARIVWLTVIIVGIIGLKFSTRAS, encoded by the coding sequence ATGGCTTGGTTCTTTCTCATCGTCGCGGGGTTGCTGGAGATCGGCTGGGCCGTCGGCCTGAAATATACAAAAGGCTTCACCGTTCTCTGGCCCAGCGTCTGGACCCTCGCCGCGATGATCGCCAGCATGGGCCTGCTCGCCATCGCCGCCAAATCGCTCCCCATCGGAACGGCCTACGCCGTCTGGACCGGCATCGGCGCGGTCGGGGCGGCCGTGCTGGGCATGGTCCTGCTGGGCGAATCGCGCGACGCCGCGCGGATCGTCTGGCTGACCGTCATCATCGTGGGAATCATCGGCCTGAAGTTCTCAACCCGCGCGTCGTGA
- a CDS encoding CoA-acylating methylmalonate-semialdehyde dehydrogenase, producing the protein MQTVHNFVRGRMTPSNASRFGDVFNPSTGDVIARVPMCSAAETASVIQAAQDAFPAWRDTPVVERARVMFRLVHLLEKNAESLARTVSLEHGKTHAEAVGSVRRGIEMVEFACGMPTLTMGDTLRNIAADVDCETYVHPLGVCVGITPYNFPLMVPLWMFPIAIAAGNTFVLKPSEKVPLSAMRLAELCAEAGLPPGVLNIVHGDKECVDTLLTHPHVQAISFVGSTPIAKYIYETGTKHGKRVQANGGAKNHILVMPDADLDKSVAALAVSAFGCAGQRCMAGSLAVAIGKVADPLVERLRATADSMRVGRTDIEGSAGGTGVSPVDMGPVTTRSHLENLIANIDRSVKDGAKLARDGRGVKVPDAPKGFYLGPTVLDHVSPESFASRTELFGPVLSVSRVGTLEEAIELTHRNPYGNGAVIYTRDGHAAREFKHRAGAGMIGVNVGVPAPMAMFPFTGTKGSFFGDLHIQGKEGIAFYTQSKMILTRWQPGGTAGEFVTTRG; encoded by the coding sequence ATCCAAACCGTTCACAATTTCGTCCGCGGGCGCATGACGCCATCCAATGCGTCGCGCTTCGGTGACGTATTCAATCCGTCGACCGGCGACGTGATCGCCCGCGTGCCGATGTGCAGCGCGGCGGAAACGGCGTCCGTCATTCAGGCGGCGCAGGACGCCTTCCCCGCGTGGCGCGACACGCCGGTGGTCGAGCGCGCCCGCGTGATGTTTCGGCTGGTGCACCTGCTGGAGAAAAACGCCGAGAGCCTGGCGCGGACCGTCTCGCTGGAGCACGGCAAGACGCACGCCGAGGCGGTCGGCTCGGTCCGCCGCGGCATCGAGATGGTCGAGTTCGCCTGCGGCATGCCGACGCTGACGATGGGCGATACGCTGCGAAACATCGCTGCCGACGTGGACTGTGAGACGTACGTGCACCCGCTGGGCGTCTGCGTGGGCATCACGCCGTACAATTTCCCGCTGATGGTGCCGCTGTGGATGTTTCCGATCGCCATCGCCGCGGGAAATACTTTTGTCTTAAAACCAAGCGAGAAAGTACCGCTCTCCGCCATGCGCCTGGCCGAGCTGTGCGCCGAAGCCGGCCTGCCGCCGGGCGTGCTCAACATCGTCCACGGCGACAAGGAATGCGTCGACACGCTCCTCACCCATCCGCACGTGCAGGCGATCAGTTTCGTCGGCAGCACGCCGATCGCGAAATACATCTACGAAACGGGCACGAAGCACGGCAAGCGCGTGCAGGCCAACGGCGGCGCGAAGAATCACATCCTCGTCATGCCCGATGCCGACCTCGACAAAAGCGTCGCCGCCCTGGCGGTCAGCGCCTTCGGCTGCGCGGGCCAGCGCTGCATGGCCGGCAGCCTCGCCGTCGCCATCGGCAAGGTGGCCGACCCGTTGGTGGAACGACTCCGCGCGACGGCCGATTCGATGCGCGTCGGCCGCACGGACATCGAGGGCAGCGCGGGTGGCACGGGCGTCTCGCCCGTGGACATGGGCCCGGTGACGACGCGATCGCACCTGGAGAACCTGATCGCTAATATCGACAGGAGTGTGAAAGACGGGGCGAAGTTGGCGCGGGACGGGCGCGGCGTGAAAGTGCCCGACGCGCCGAAGGGATTTTATTTGGGACCGACGGTGCTGGACCACGTCTCGCCGGAGAGCTTCGCCAGCCGCACGGAGCTGTTCGGCCCGGTCTTGAGCGTTTCGCGCGTGGGCACGCTGGAGGAGGCGATCGAGCTGACCCATCGCAATCCGTACGGCAACGGCGCGGTCATCTACACGCGCGACGGGCACGCGGCCCGCGAATTCAAACATCGCGCCGGGGCGGGGATGATCGGCGTGAACGTCGGCGTGCCCGCGCCGATGGCGATGTTCCCGTTCACCGGGACGAAGGGTTCGTTCTTCGGCGATCTGCACATCCAGGGGAAGGAAGGCATCGCGTTCTACACGCAGTCGAAGATGATCCTCACCCGCTGGCAGCCCGGCGGCACGGCGGGGGAATTTGTGACGACGAGAGGATGA
- a CDS encoding PQQ-dependent sugar dehydrogenase, with translation MLALPCAGCDALLALLAGPTPQTIGLQLVAEGLTSPVGLVHAGDGSGRLFVIDQIGLIRVIDAGGNLLDTPFLDLRDRMVTVGIDFGGGLIFDERGLLGLAFHPNFAANGKFYVFYTAPRASDDVPLTFNSETHVSEFLVSAGDANVADPDSERVLLVIGKPQFNHNGGQLAFGPDGYLYIAVGDGGAANDDGEGHNPDTGNGQDLSTLLGKILRIDVNSGNPYGIPPTNPFVSTTGAKPEIFAMGLRNPWRFSFNAGGAQELFVADVGQNLVEEVNLVTAGGNYGWRVREGSQCFNLDDPGSPSASCATTDADARPLLDPIVEYPHTDPAGGPRGIAVIGGYVYRGQTVPGLFGRYVFGDFSRDFGTPDGSLFVAQRQDNGTWQMSEFMIDGGDNGRLGRYIFGMGQDPAGEIYVLSSANLGPVGTTGQVHRIVPAAP, from the coding sequence ATGCTGGCGCTGCCCTGCGCGGGTTGTGACGCCTTACTGGCACTTCTCGCCGGCCCCACGCCGCAGACCATCGGCCTCCAACTCGTCGCCGAGGGGCTGACTTCGCCCGTCGGGCTGGTCCACGCCGGCGACGGCTCGGGCCGACTCTTCGTCATCGATCAGATCGGCCTCATTCGCGTCATCGACGCCGGCGGCAATCTCCTCGACACGCCGTTTCTCGATCTGCGCGATCGCATGGTCACCGTCGGCATCGACTTCGGCGGCGGCCTCATCTTCGATGAGCGCGGCCTGCTCGGACTGGCGTTTCATCCAAACTTCGCCGCAAATGGAAAGTTCTACGTCTTTTACACCGCCCCGCGCGCGTCGGATGACGTGCCGCTTACCTTCAATTCCGAGACGCACGTCTCCGAGTTTCTCGTCTCGGCGGGCGATGCGAACGTCGCCGATCCCGATTCCGAACGCGTCCTGCTCGTCATCGGCAAGCCGCAATTCAACCACAACGGCGGCCAGCTCGCCTTCGGACCCGACGGCTACCTCTACATCGCCGTCGGAGACGGCGGCGCCGCCAACGACGACGGCGAGGGTCACAATCCCGACACCGGCAACGGCCAGGACCTCTCCACCCTGCTCGGAAAAATCCTCCGCATCGACGTCAACAGCGGCAATCCGTACGGCATCCCGCCGACCAATCCCTTCGTCAGCACGACCGGCGCGAAGCCCGAAATCTTCGCGATGGGCCTGCGCAATCCGTGGCGATTCTCCTTCAACGCCGGCGGCGCGCAGGAGCTTTTCGTCGCCGACGTCGGGCAGAATCTCGTCGAAGAAGTCAACCTCGTCACCGCGGGCGGGAACTACGGCTGGCGCGTTCGCGAAGGCTCGCAATGCTTCAATCTTGATGATCCCGGCTCACCTTCGGCCAGCTGCGCCACGACCGACGCCGACGCCCGGCCGCTCCTGGACCCCATCGTCGAATACCCCCACACCGACCCGGCCGGCGGCCCGCGCGGCATCGCCGTCATCGGCGGCTACGTCTATCGCGGCCAGACCGTGCCGGGGTTGTTCGGGCGCTACGTCTTCGGTGATTTCTCACGCGACTTCGGAACGCCCGACGGCTCCCTCTTCGTCGCACAGCGTCAGGATAATGGCACCTGGCAGATGAGCGAGTTCATGATCGACGGCGGCGACAACGGCCGCCTCGGCCGATACATCTTCGGCATGGGGCAGGACCCCGCCGGCGAGATCTATGTCCTCTCCAGCGCCAACCTCGGCCCCGTCGGCACGACCGGCCAGGTGCATCGGATCGTCCCGGCCGCACCTTAA
- a CDS encoding flagellin, which yields MSRINTNVSALQSIRTLISNQEDLALRLERLSTGVRINRGADDPAGLIASESLRSEIRGLTAAIDNSARAINVISTADGALGEVSKLLLEIKSLVNQSSNDGALSDDEIAANQLQIDSLLESINRVANSTQFNGKKLLNGELAYTISGQNSTELQRLQVFGARIPNGQSLQVAVQVTQSAQTAALGIGLGGGNGLSASGVLSAGNNVTIEVRGRLGTETFTFTGGTNLATIADTVSSFKSLTGISATASAGGLSFNSVGYGSDEFVSVRAISGTFTVNPGDQGDTQDRGRDAGVLINGQSANVKGLIASIRSSGLDVVVDLSAAFGTSLGTSTFAVTGGGANFQIGPEVNSDGLVSIGLPSITTANLGSSVAGYLNSIGTGGSNTLAQRGSLPTAEAIVSAAIRQVAILSGRLGGFQANQIETNLNSRRVALENVKASESAIRDTDYSQEVSNLTRAQILVQSSTQILGLANQIPQTVLALLR from the coding sequence ATGAGTCGGATTAATACCAACGTCTCGGCGCTTCAGTCCATTCGGACACTGATCAGCAACCAGGAAGACCTGGCGCTCCGGCTTGAACGCCTTAGCACCGGCGTGCGGATCAATCGCGGCGCGGACGACCCGGCCGGCTTGATTGCCTCCGAGTCTCTGCGGTCCGAGATTCGCGGTCTGACCGCCGCGATCGACAACTCGGCGCGAGCGATCAACGTCATCAGCACGGCCGACGGCGCGCTGGGCGAGGTCTCGAAGCTGCTGCTCGAGATCAAGAGCCTGGTGAACCAGTCGAGCAACGACGGCGCGTTGTCGGACGATGAAATCGCCGCCAACCAGCTCCAGATCGACTCGCTTCTGGAAAGCATCAACCGCGTGGCGAACTCCACGCAGTTCAACGGCAAGAAGCTGCTCAACGGCGAGCTGGCCTACACGATCAGCGGCCAGAACAGCACCGAGCTGCAACGCTTGCAGGTCTTCGGCGCTCGCATCCCGAACGGCCAGTCGCTGCAAGTCGCCGTGCAGGTGACGCAGTCGGCGCAAACGGCGGCGCTGGGCATCGGCCTGGGCGGCGGGAACGGTCTGTCCGCCAGCGGCGTGCTGTCGGCCGGCAACAACGTGACGATCGAGGTGCGCGGGCGACTGGGCACCGAGACCTTTACCTTCACCGGCGGAACCAATCTGGCGACCATCGCGGACACGGTCAGCAGCTTCAAGTCGCTTACCGGTATCTCCGCGACGGCCAGCGCGGGCGGCCTCTCGTTCAACAGCGTCGGCTACGGCAGCGATGAGTTCGTCTCGGTCCGGGCCATCAGCGGCACCTTCACGGTCAACCCCGGCGACCAGGGCGACACGCAGGATCGCGGTCGCGACGCGGGCGTTCTGATCAACGGTCAGTCCGCGAACGTCAAGGGCCTGATCGCCAGCATTCGATCGAGCGGTCTGGATGTCGTGGTCGACTTGTCCGCCGCGTTCGGAACATCCCTGGGTACGTCCACCTTCGCCGTCACCGGCGGCGGAGCGAACTTCCAGATCGGCCCCGAGGTCAACAGTGACGGCCTCGTCAGCATCGGTCTCCCGTCGATCACGACGGCCAACCTGGGCAGCTCGGTTGCGGGCTACCTGAATTCGATCGGCACCGGCGGCAGCAACACGCTGGCACAGCGTGGGTCGCTCCCAACGGCCGAAGCGATCGTATCGGCCGCGATTCGACAGGTTGCGATCTTGAGCGGACGGCTTGGCGGGTTCCAGGCGAACCAGATCGAGACGAACCTGAACAGCCGGCGCGTGGCGCTGGAGAATGTCAAGGCGTCGGAATCAGCGATTCGCGATACGGACTACTCGCAGGAAGTCTCCAACCTGACGCGGGCGCAGATCCTGGTGCAATCGTCCACCCAGATTCTGGGGCTGGCGAACCAGATCCCGCAGACCGTGCTGGCGCTGCTGCGGTAA